The genomic interval GTGCCACTTAAGCAGcaataaataagaaattaaCGGCAGGATTAAGCCGCATTTTTGGCGAttcataaaataattatacctataaataaattaattcattaaataagtatatatatatatatatatatatatataccaacCATGAGCCAGATGCAACTGCAATCGCAGCGCGTTCGCCGCGCCCGTCACCATCGCCGCAATCAGTCCGCAGAGCCGTGCGAGTGCCTTCGTCCTGTGATAAGGGTTTTTGGTCTGCTGACTTCATTCGGTAAGCTCAAGTGCGCGGAAATCCGAGCCAGTGGAATAAGACTTGTCGTTGCCGGTGCCCAGGTGACCCCCGTTTCGAGATAATGCCAATCTCGATACGGGGCTATGATGCATGTGCATGTGCATGCATTTATGTATGAATGTGCAATGCAATGCTTTTCTGGCCCTTGTTTGGAATGTTTACCCTTGACAAATCGTAGGAAAAATGTACTTGTGCATGGTAACCATTGCCTCAGGATATGTTGAGTGCTGTGGCTTATTATATTTCTTGGCACTGAATGGGAATCGCAAGACGAAGATGCTGAATGGGGACATGTTCTTATTGGCTGCctttattgttcctttcaatTCATATAATATTACTCTTTGAGCAATATTTTCATTGTACACAAAGGTTCTGCATTTGTTCGAGTAGACTGGCAAAATAAATGTACATAAAAGGAAATGGTTTTCCATATTCGCAGAGCACAAAAATGTGCTTTAATGAACAGGATATTTGATCTAatgtaattttgtaaaataaataaattccatCCAAAACAACTGAAATTCAAGTTTAGCTTAACAATTAAACAGAACACAGAGAGTAAATTGGTAGAGGATTAATTTACCTTTTTTTCCGTCATTTAATTACAATTCAATTATGCTTTTTTTGTACTACCCAGCTTTGTGTTACATTTTTTCCGCTTAAATTGAGGCAATAATTTTAGATTGGCAGCCTGAAATTTAATGGCATTTCGTTTGTCAATTTACGAagtcaaatttaatttattaagcAGGCAAGGAAAAGCGAAGCaaaaacttaataaataaggtttCATTTTTTCATTCTATATCTGCATTCTAATCTGCGAAAATGCAATCACATTTTTTCATCCCAATTTTTCGGCCATCTGGCGGAGTTATCAAAGTTGGCTTAAACGCTTATCGTGGCCAATCATAACGATTTTCCGCCACCATCTGACATTTCCCTAATGCGCTTAAGATAGTGCACCGCCGTTTTTTTTACAGAATTTGATAAATCGCCCAGCTGCAGGCCAGCAAAAACTTCGGGTCAAGTTCAAACTAATTTCTTTGCAAATTGTTTTGGGGTCCATCATGGGTGCAGTGGCACGCAGGAAAACAAAGTATAAAATCTCTGTAGTTCATAAGCTCCGCATTATGGGGTTCCGGGTAAGAGGGGGATGGGGTTTCCCAAGGAAACTCTCTGGCAGAGCCATTAACAAGGCATTGGCCTCTATGCAGCTTGCAGCTCACGACTGGCATCCTGTGCCAAGAGCACAGAGTTTTCCCAGCCCGATTTTCCCCTTATCAGCAACTTTTCCATACGGTCGACAATGAGCTGTGTTGTTAGCCTCTTGGCGCCAGCCATTCGCCAAGTTTTCCCCTTGCCCGGCATCTATTTTTCCCCCCGCCGCTTTCAATTATCCTGATAATTTTTGCATGTTTTTTCGATTTCCgctttttcaatttttatctCCGTTGACAGCATTTAATGTAATTGGTTTGGTTTCGGTTCTGCAGTTGTGCTTAAATATGGGGCATACATATATCTAACTGGCTAATCTGATTGGTTTTTCGCGACTAGGCATAATAAAATCAACTTAATTagattatatttttatggaCCACTGGGCGTGGTGGCTCCATAACCACGGCTAACCATATCTTATACATTCAAAGTGGATTTGGCTAAGACAAAATGTGAAGTGGAACGAACCATAATGTGGTTAGAATATGAATACTGCGGAGGCCTGTTCCacaaaaatatagaaaatatagAGAAGTAGATAAGTAACCTTTTAAGTTATAGAATTTAAGTTCGTTGcgaatattaaattttatttcaaagTCATATTAcaaacctaaatattatttattatcatttttattttgaaatttgttGGGCTTACTTAAAATGCTTTCTTTCAAATGATGTAAGCTTCAACAAAATTGCCATAAACTTCTTGAGCTCACCTCGTTTCCATTCATTGGTtttgtattacattttatgGCCAAAGCGTGGTAAACAAAAAAGCCCCAGCTCAATAAATAtgcttataaatatatttgccTAGACAAACTCACAATATTTTGTAGGCTCGTTCAAGGATAACACTCCTCGTTTCAACCCGCCAAAAAGGACCCCCCGCACCGAACCTTTCCTAAGCCATTTTTCATTTCAGTTATCTGCGGCGTTGGCGTTGATGTCTACATGCATGGCTATCAGGCCGGTCTTTATATAGTGTAAGTCACGGATCTAAATATCCCCATAAATATACTAATTTCTGGTTAGTTTTTCAGCCGTGCTGGTAATGTTCATTGAGATCAAGTGGCTTGTGACTATCTTCCTGCAACTTCAGTGCGCAGAGTAAGAAAACTATTCAAGATTcctaaattatatatatatatttataaaaatattattttttttatttaaatattatattatttattattattttaataaaatattattaaaaataaattaaatattttattattacaaACTATTATTTATAATAGACTTGTACAGTTGTACAAAAAGATAATCACTATACTATAGTATCGTATACTATACTAATGCCTTTGCTCAGATTTTTCTATAAACCTTTTTCTCTGTTCACATATCtatggattcaatttgtttcaGGGATAATTACCAGCGGAGGTCCTGCAGCTGCTTGGCCTGCTGGCGACTTTCAGCGATTTGTGGCGGCTGGCGACCCACTCCTGTTTATGCGGTCATCGGCATCTGCCTGATCCTGTATCCCCACAATCTGTGGCTGAGTTATGTGGCCGGAATGTTCCTGATACTCCTCGGACTCCTCAGACTGTGCACGCTGCTCCGGTTCAGCGCCTCGAAGGAGGAGGGCCTCCTGCCGCAGTGTGACTTTGAAAAGTGATGCCAGCCAACGAATGTCTGTGTTATTTGTTTCTAATGTCTGTTTGTTTTGCGATGATAGGGTCTCGAGCTTTGTGGATACCATGGAAGATGATTTCGCGGAGATTGGTGCCTCGCATGCGGGATTGGATGAGGAagcggaggaggagggcgaCGACCACACTGCCATAGACGATGATGTTTGCTAATAGTTTAAGCCAGCTTTTCTGCCTAATGTAATGTGAGATTTTAAACGACTTAACAGATGTCTAATAATATACAGTTTATAAAGAGGTTTCGATTTAAACGCTGCATGGTATACTATTATGGGTAATCTCTTAGAAAAGTATCTCTTTTGATCATCTGTTCATTCCTTTGGAGAAAAACGTAAGTCCGAATCGTAACACAAAAATCCAAAGTAAGCCCacattttgtataatttttctACCCATTTGTAAACATAGCAAACTCTCTAATGcctgaaatattaaaaaagagaATTTTCCAAAAGAATTCATCTGATAGTCGAGTATCTTCTTTTTCCCTCCATAATGAATTATCAAAGCTATTTCGTTTTAAATACtgttattttaatttcgtCTTTTATTGCTTTTTGTGCTAAACGGATTTCTGCGTTCACTAAAGGCCAAAATGAAGGGCTGGTCGTCGAATTCTTCTGGTCTTATTAGACCAAACGAACGCTCATTGCCGTAGTCATAGTCCTCCTCATCATAGTAGTTATCGTAGTGCCTATGGGGTCCTTTTGGGCCACCATGTGGTGGTGGAGGCGGAGGTGGGGGATAGGGATACGGCGGATATGAACCTCCGGGATATCCAGGAGGACCCTGAGGACCAGGTTGGCCTGGCATTCCAGGCATGCCGTGGTGGCCCTTATCTCCTCGCGGTCCCTTCTCGCCGGGGTCACCCTTGGATCCCTTGAGGCCGGGATAGCCCTTCTGTCCCGGCAGTCCCGGTGGACCAGGTGGACCTGGAGGACCGGGAGGACAGCGACATGGCTGTGGCTGAGGATATGGATACGGATAGCTTGACGGATAGTGTGGCGtatgatggtgatgatgatcgTGATCCTCCTCTATGATCACCTCCTGTGGCGGCGCCGGAGCGGGACTTCCAGTTTGGAGGGTGATCAGTCGGGGCACAGAGGCATCATCCTTGGCGAAGACTCCACCGAGAACTGAAAGTAGTGCCACCAACAGAATACTCCAGTTCGCAGAGCGAACTTCCAGATTCGACGACATGCTGTAAACTAACGAAAATCAGATCGCAGTCACTTCTTTTATGTGGACAAATGCGTCTGAAAAATGGCAATAGAGGAGAATCATTCAAACTCCCGTTAAGATAGCTCATTTGAGATTTATATGTCTTGTCTTACGATCGCATTATATTTGTATCGTATGCTAATTTCTCTTGTTTAATAAACCAAgccatttatttataaagtatCTGATTTGCATAATATTCAATGAATGAGCCGAGTTCTTAGGCTGATGAAAGAACTTTCACACCAAATGGATGTCGGACTTTGTGATTGAGCCATGAAAAGTGAATTCTTGTATGCTAGGATGGCTCAAAAAACAGGTATGTATATCATTCATTTCTGTGtgtaaaaataacaaattttaaatGGAACCAGAGCAATGTCTGCTTGTGACCAATATGATGATATGAACCATTTAGAATAActaattttttagttttcctACCCCTGAGATACCACCTGTCCGTCCATTTCAAGCACAAAAGAAAACACTTTCGAGACATGTTAAAGATGTCTTTTcgcaattttattttactgtGGCTTCTTTATTATTCTTTTGTAAGTGTGAAGTGGAACTCATGCTGACAagagccacgcccacacaaaCCTCAACAaattttttgggtttttgggcAGATCTCATAACACTCTTCGCATATCTCGCGAAATACTCACGCTTCAGTCTAAGTCATTTGGATTGGGGGACTTTAGTTATGTTTGTGAATTTTCTGCTATGTTaacatatttatgtaaatagTTGTAACTTTTAAAGTTcgttttatttgttgttttgcttttgttttacaCATGTTTGCTATGCAATAAACATATTCAATAGTTTCTTTAATCATACATTTACTTTGTTTAACTATTATTCTCTCTTTTTCGTGTTTTCGGTCGGAAAACGTTGAGGTAGCTGCGTTTGCAATTAATTGTTATAAGTAGCTAATCGTTTGTTTATCCCTGATATAGGCTATTTAAGGTTCTGTTGTGGATAAGAAGAGCTCAAAtggtatttattattattcagaAAATACATAGATAACTGAAAGAATCAACCGAAAAGGAATAACTAAggtttatgtttattttattttgtatatatatttatataatattacgATAGATATATTACGCATCAACATATACAtagaaaatattcaaatcgtttaaattaaaattaaagcatataaaaaatcaaacattAGAAGAATATCAACATTTAAGAGAAAGAGAAGGTTTGTCTGCTGGATGGCTAAAAGGGTATTCCCGATCGGGCTAAAAATAAAGTGGGATTGGAGTATTTCCTTTTTGACTGCGAATAGTCAAAAGGTAGCAAAAGTAAACTCGAGTTGACTAGATAGTGGATGTTGGTTAGTTATAGTTAACTTTTGACATGGTCTCTGTGCTCGAACGGATCTGCTTTTACCGAACAAAAAGTGTTAGAATGGTGCTAAGATCATATACTTCTCAGAACTGCTGCTGAACTAAGATTAATGGCAATTAATCTTTTCACATAACTGATTCATTTAAAAGGTACTTTATCTGGCAGATACACAATCTTAATAGCCCGATCCAACTGGCAATCGCTTTCGCATGACAAACAAACCTAGGAacaaaccaaataaaaattgGGAAATGTAACTAAAAACAGAAGAAGACATTGAAGAAACTGATCTGAGTTTTAGTTTGTTATCACTTGCTCTTCTTATAACATACGACTAACAACTATCTTTGGGATTCATTCGAACCTTGCTGCTGGCTTTTGTTCTAGTTCGCACTACTCTGGTTTgattctttaattttttgtggCGCTCTTACAGCTCCTCTTGCCCTTCACTAACCCTTCAATCTTTTCCGTTCAttctataaaaatataaacaatgtTTGCCTTCCTTGGAAGGGTAGGGTGGTTCGATTTATCGACGTGCAGGGACTGAAATATTCTTGTGGGAGTTATGTAATTTCTTGACATTTCGTACGATAGTTCTTCTTGTTAGTACCAGCTCTTAAGTTGCAAAATATCAAAACTTAATCTGCCTTTGACTGAAAATTTCATTCCAAATTAGTTCCAGATGTGTTGATACGTTACGTTAAgaattgccaaaaaaataCTTAGTTCCTTGTGGATTTCTAACAAAAAATCCAATCACCCTAATGAAGAGCTAGCCCCACGAAGGTTGGTATTCTGATCTGTGATCTCTGACTGGGCGGTCATATGGGACTGCTGGGATTTGATTTCTTACTGGGACGTAGACACCACGTCAAGGCCCGGAAACTTTCCCAGATCTTGGTGTAGTGTCGTTGGATTGGGCATGGTGTGGGGGATGGATTCTAGACGGGATGCCAGTGCCTTTAGTGCGGGCCCATCGCCACCGGTTAGTAGAAGGAGCTGCACCAGGCATCGCCCGCCGTGGGGCTTAGCATTCCGACCAGACTGGCATTATGGCCGGTGGATACGGCGCCAGTCGCCACAGACGGAGGCGATGCCGTGGAGCCGCCGGCGGTATGTGTCGAGCTGGGCAAACACTGGAAGCAGTAGTTGGCCCCGTAGTTGTTGTCCCAGAACTGTTGGCCCTTGCACTGGAACCTAACGGCGAACTCCAGTCTCTGGCCCACGTGCAGCGAGTTGCCGAACAGAACGAAGGTGAAGATGTCGGAGAAGCCATCGCAGGAGTTCTCCACGTAGTTGGCCTGCAGGTCGGCGTAGCTCCTCCATCCGTCCAGCGAGTACCTTATGTGCACCGACTTGTGAAAGTCCAGATTGCGCACGCGCACCGATCCGGATATCGTCTGGTTGATGTTGTCTGTCACGGCAGCGTTCTCCAGGGAAACCTGCTTCTCCCGGACCGCATCGAGGAACTTAGGCAGGCCTCCTGGCTGCTGGAAGAGGGGCATCAGTAGCTTGTCGGACTTGGGGCCGAGCTGAAGTGGCGGCTCCGACTCCAGGATCTCCAGGTCCTCGAATGCCGATTTCGGTATGGTGGGTATCTCGTCCAGGAAGGTCTTCACATCGGCCAGATCCAAGCCAAGGACGTCGGCAAACCTCACTATCTTCTTGCGACCCGGAGTTCCGGGTGGTGTCTTTCCTGTTTTCAGGGAGGAACAACGCCTGATGCGCTGGGGTCTACAATCGTCTTCATCATCTGTGGTATCGACTGTGGTACCCCGACTGGGGGCACCACTCTTTTCCACAGCCTCAGTGGCATCCTGTTTGGCCTGTTCGATTTGGGCCAGGTCCACATTTACGGTGAGATTACTGGCCGACTTGTCAGTTTCATCCACACCACTGTCTGGCGAGAGCTCATCATTCCTGCTTTCCTCTGGTGATCTTTCCGGCGTGGTTACCTCGGTGGGTATTGATTCTGTGGCGGATTTGTGGTTGAATTCCACTTGAACTGTATCGTTGGAGGTTTTCTCTTGAATCCTTTCATCGGACGCGTCCTCTTGGACTCTGTCCTTAAGGGATTCTTCTTGAACTCCTTCGAATGGGGTTTCTTCTACAACCCTTTCCTGGGAGCTTTCTTTTTGAACTCTATCATTAGGCGATTCCTCTTGGGTTCTGTCAGCGGAGGCTTCCTCTTCTTGTGGAGCGGCGATCACCTTTGGAGCTCTGTTTGTAGTACCAGCTACCTCCAGGACGTCCTTCAGTTCCAGCTTCTCCACCTCCTCGAGATGTCCATTGGTGAGCTTGCCTTCCTCGGCCCTTGTCTGATCCACTTCCGTCAAACTGATGCTGTGCTTTTGGAGCTCACTGAGGATCTGGGCCTGCAAGAAGGCCTCGTCCTCCTGCACCGCATCCTGGCCAGctggctgctcctcctggaCTCCATTGGCCAGTCCATGCCTTCCGTTCAGTTGCAGGGTATTCACATACTCCTTGAGTTCCGAGGCTGGCAGCGTCTGATCCTGGGCAGCTGCAGCCTTGGATGTGGAAGGGGATGCGTCAAAGTACGGACCATCATTGCTGCTACTATGGCTGCTGGCCATTGAAGCGCAGGCATAGCCCGACTCCGCTGTGGAGTTGTGCGGCGTATTCGAGGCAGTTTCGATCAGGCGCAGGTACTCGCACTCGTCCACAGGACTTCCCGGCGACTCCAGCTCGCAGTCGAAGTCGAAGAAGGAGTCGGACTCGTGGCGCAGTGGCTGCAGGTCCgtcaccgtctgctccgagTCGTGGGAGTTGACCCACGTGTTCGTGCTGGTTCCATTTATGATCGGCTCATCCTCCGCGTTGCCCTCGCCCTCCTCGGTTGTCTGCGGAGTGGAACACTCAATTAGTTTTCAATGTATAGACTATAACAAACAACAATGCCTAATATAACTCATTTATGATTTTTTCCCCCATTAAGATCACATATATTCACCTGTGATCCCAAGGTGCGCAGCTTGGAGGACAGACTCCGTGCGAATGCCTCGGCTCTTCCGCGACATGAGGACATCCCTATGGTGGGTATGATGGAGATGATGCTGCAGGGCGGCCTGCTGTCCGGAGTGCTCGTGTGTGTCAGTGGTATATCGCCGGGATCGTTCATTTACGTCCGATCTGCGGAATATCTGCAAGTATAGAGTCATCGGGATATGTGACGTGAGTGATATATTGAAACGGGATGAGCcatttttaagtaaacaaataaattcgCACGAAATGTTGTTTTCCATCACTTTCCCTTTCCGCTTGTCGTTCCCATATTCCCGGTGGCATTTTAAAACAGCTGGGAAAATATCATCTCTGCAGTATATATGCTTTTATTATCCTCAGAGCATTTTTCATTTCTCTTTCGTTGCCTGTGTCTTTCATTTGATTTAGTTGGTTgtcattaaaatttaaatatcatAGACTATTGAAAGAATTTCtcgttttaatttgttttggcttgccaaaatgtgcaaaatttcgcagaaaatattttatacgAATTGGGGTTGACAAATATACCATATTTGGTTATTATATCTGTCTTTCAGCTGAAGGAATTGCAAAGGATGTG from Drosophila mauritiana strain mau12 chromosome 3L, ASM438214v1, whole genome shotgun sequence carries:
- the LOC117140963 gene encoding uncharacterized protein LOC117140963, with the protein product MSQMQLQSQRVRRARHHRRNQSAEPCECLRPVIRVFGLLTSFVICGVGVDVYMHGYQAGLYIVFSAVLVMFIEIKWLVTIFLQLQCAEDNYQRRSCSCLACWRLSAICGGWRPTPVYAVIGICLILYPHNLWLSYVAGMFLILLGLLRLCTLLRFSASKEEGLLPQCDFEKVSSFVDTMEDDFAEIGASHAGLDEEAEEEGDDHTAIDDDVC
- the LOC117141123 gene encoding cuticle collagen 14 codes for the protein MSSNLEVRSANWSILLVALLSVLGGVFAKDDASVPRLITLQTGSPAPAPPQEVIIEEDHDHHHHHTPHYPSSYPYPYPQPQPCRCPPGPPGPPGPPGLPGQKGYPGLKGSKGDPGEKGPRGDKGHHGMPGMPGQPGPQGPPGYPGGSYPPYPYPPPPPPPPHGGPKGPHRHYDNYYDEEDYDYGNERSFGLIRPEEFDDQPFILAFSERRNPFSTKSNKRRN
- the LOC117140450 gene encoding glycogen-binding subunit 76A, yielding MNDPGDIPLTHTSTPDSRPPCSIISIIPTIGMSSCRGRAEAFARSLSSKLRTLGSQTTEEGEGNAEDEPIINGTSTNTWVNSHDSEQTVTDLQPLRHESDSFFDFDCELESPGSPVDECEYLRLIETASNTPHNSTAESGYACASMASSHSSSNDGPYFDASPSTSKAAAAQDQTLPASELKEYVNTLQLNGRHGLANGVQEEQPAGQDAVQEDEAFLQAQILSELQKHSISLTEVDQTRAEEGKLTNGHLEEVEKLELKDVLEVAGTTNRAPKVIAAPQEEEASADRTQEESPNDRVQKESSQERVVEETPFEGVQEESLKDRVQEDASDERIQEKTSNDTVQVEFNHKSATESIPTEVTTPERSPEESRNDELSPDSGVDETDKSASNLTVNVDLAQIEQAKQDATEAVEKSGAPSRGTTVDTTDDEDDCRPQRIRRCSSLKTGKTPPGTPGRKKIVRFADVLGLDLADVKTFLDEIPTIPKSAFEDLEILESEPPLQLGPKSDKLLMPLFQQPGGLPKFLDAVREKQVSLENAAVTDNINQTISGSVRVRNLDFHKSVHIRYSLDGWRSYADLQANYVENSCDGFSDIFTFVLFGNSLHVGQRLEFAVRFQCKGQQFWDNNYGANYCFQCLPSSTHTAGGSTASPPSVATGAVSTGHNASLVGMLSPTAGDAWCSSFY